The following are encoded in a window of Pseudoalteromonas tetraodonis genomic DNA:
- a CDS encoding ABC-F family ATPase has protein sequence MISTANITMQFGAEPLFENISAKFGNGNRYGLIGANGCGKSTFMKILSGALTPSAGNVSITPGLKLGNLSQDQFAFEQYSVVDAVIMGDVELWKVKQERDRIYSLPEMSEEDGMKVAELESVFAEMDGYTAESRAEEILLDAGIDKEFHYGLMANVAPGWKLRVLLAQALFANPDILLLDEPTNNLDIHTITWLANELNQRKCTMIIISHDRHFLNSVCTHMADIDYGELRIYPGNYEKYLEASGLQREQLLAENAKKSAEIDELQDFVNRFGANASKAKQASSRAKKMDKIKLDEVKSSSRMSPSLNFDEGKKMYRQALELTKLGHGFDGETLFTGGDLLLEAGAKLAVIGENGVGKTTFLRCLVNELKSNEGEVKWSENATFGYCPQDSTKDFDNDLTLFDWMSQWRTAKHNDLMVRGMLGRLLFTADDSNKKARNCSGGEKNRLLFGKLMMQDVNVLIMDEPTNHMDMEAIEALNNALKDFKGTLIFVSHDREFVSSLATRIVDIKDKQVIDFQGTFDEYLASCEENKVA, from the coding sequence TTGATCTCCACCGCAAATATTACGATGCAGTTTGGCGCAGAGCCGTTGTTTGAAAACATTTCAGCTAAATTTGGTAACGGTAACCGTTACGGTTTAATTGGCGCTAACGGCTGCGGCAAGTCGACATTTATGAAAATTTTAAGCGGTGCGCTTACGCCTAGTGCAGGTAATGTGTCTATTACGCCGGGGCTAAAATTAGGTAACCTAAGCCAAGATCAGTTTGCGTTTGAACAATACAGCGTGGTTGATGCGGTAATTATGGGCGATGTGGAGCTTTGGAAAGTAAAACAAGAGCGCGACCGTATTTACTCTTTGCCTGAAATGAGTGAAGAAGACGGCATGAAAGTAGCCGAGCTTGAAAGCGTATTTGCTGAAATGGACGGTTACACCGCAGAAAGCCGCGCAGAAGAAATTCTGCTTGATGCGGGTATCGATAAAGAGTTTCATTATGGCTTAATGGCAAACGTAGCCCCAGGTTGGAAATTACGTGTGCTGTTAGCACAGGCGTTATTTGCAAACCCTGATATTTTGCTACTTGATGAGCCTACTAATAACTTGGACATTCATACTATTACGTGGCTTGCCAATGAGCTTAACCAACGTAAATGCACCATGATCATTATTTCCCATGACCGTCACTTTTTAAACTCGGTATGTACTCACATGGCCGATATTGATTACGGTGAGCTGCGTATTTACCCAGGTAACTACGAAAAGTACCTTGAAGCTTCAGGCTTACAACGCGAGCAATTACTTGCTGAAAACGCGAAAAAGAGCGCTGAAATAGACGAGTTACAAGACTTTGTTAACCGTTTTGGTGCTAACGCCTCTAAAGCGAAACAAGCCAGCTCGCGCGCTAAAAAAATGGATAAAATTAAGCTTGATGAAGTTAAGTCATCGAGTCGTATGAGCCCATCACTCAACTTTGATGAGGGCAAAAAAATGTATCGCCAAGCGCTTGAGCTAACCAAGCTTGGCCATGGGTTTGACGGTGAAACGTTATTTACTGGTGGTGATTTACTACTCGAAGCCGGTGCTAAACTGGCGGTTATCGGCGAAAACGGCGTGGGTAAAACCACCTTTTTACGCTGTTTAGTTAACGAGCTTAAAAGCAACGAAGGCGAAGTTAAGTGGTCAGAAAACGCCACGTTTGGTTATTGCCCACAAGACAGCACCAAAGACTTTGATAACGATTTAACCTTGTTTGATTGGATGTCGCAGTGGCGCACCGCTAAGCACAACGATTTAATGGTTCGTGGTATGTTAGGGCGTTTATTATTTACCGCAGACGATTCAAATAAAAAAGCGCGTAACTGTTCAGGTGGTGAAAAAAACCGTTTGTTATTTGGTAAGTTAATGATGCAAGACGTTAACGTACTGATAATGGATGAACCAACTAACCACATGGATATGGAAGCCATTGAAGCGCTTAACAATGCGCTAAAAGACTTTAAAGGCACGCTTATTTTTGTAAGCCACGACCGTGAGTTTGTATCGTCACTGGCAACCCGTATTGTTGATATTAAAGACAAGCAGGTAATTGACTTTCAAGGTACGTTTGACGAATACCTAGCAAGCTGCGAAGAAAATAAAGTAGCTTAA
- a CDS encoding substrate-binding periplasmic protein yields the protein MLKIAFVVLLLSSCNVFACFKTLKVGTNENNWPPYVTAVNGNLTGVEIDVLNTIFNGSSFCLKFMLLPTSSRAFEELKEGRIDVIFAASKTLARADFAYFSDAYRDEVVRLYKYTESPDLNNISDIFYKDLTLAVNRGSYYGVAFELFKQNHLANVIMMPTAEKRFAMLNKNRVDYAIEDELAAQYFINQYPAIEAVTNMAAINKSSIHLMLSKKTISQIELQAINELIKQNKSAIQAIYPHY from the coding sequence ATGCTTAAAATCGCTTTTGTTGTATTACTGCTTAGCAGCTGTAACGTATTTGCTTGCTTTAAAACACTTAAAGTAGGCACAAATGAAAACAATTGGCCACCCTATGTAACTGCCGTTAACGGTAACCTGACGGGCGTTGAAATTGACGTGTTAAACACGATTTTTAACGGCTCATCTTTTTGTTTAAAATTTATGTTGCTGCCTACCTCATCGCGCGCTTTTGAAGAATTAAAAGAAGGCCGTATTGATGTTATTTTTGCCGCGAGTAAAACATTAGCAAGAGCTGATTTTGCCTATTTTAGCGATGCCTATCGTGATGAAGTAGTTCGCCTGTATAAATACACCGAATCGCCTGATTTAAATAACATTAGCGATATTTTTTATAAAGATTTAACCTTGGCGGTTAACCGTGGCAGTTATTATGGCGTTGCGTTTGAGCTGTTTAAACAGAACCACCTCGCTAACGTTATTATGATGCCTACCGCCGAGAAACGTTTTGCAATGCTCAATAAAAATAGAGTTGATTACGCAATTGAAGACGAACTAGCAGCGCAATATTTTATAAACCAATACCCAGCAATAGAAGCGGTTACTAATATGGCGGCCATCAATAAGAGTTCTATTCATTTAATGCTAAGTAAAAAAACCATTAGCCAAATAGAGTTACAAGCTATAAATGAGTTAATTAAGCAAAATAAATCCGCTATACAAGCCATTTACCCACATTACTGA
- a CDS encoding ABC transporter substrate-binding protein: protein MRVVFALVISLMMAFQCVAQITLPHSKIESQPSTPQQATTQLNVLTVDLGTIISKPLIQRGLEFEQQTGIKVNVTKVPFGQLYNEINKDLSSPTSQYDIIAYASLWMVDFAENNYLARLDNYIASDPLIEWNDVSRFFRDFSSKYNGQIYSIPLDGDIHLLYYRLDILEKYGLAPPRTWDDYLAIAKQLNGVDMNGDGEGDFGSCISKKANEQSYWSLLSIAGSFLQSKGTSQGIFFNTRTMAPLVNNDAFKKALKIYKKTTEFGSADELYFDTNDVRYAFISGRCALAIEWGDIGTMAVLPESKVKNKTGVSILPGTTEVLNRKTGQLERCNANLCPFAIGDINYAPYAAFGGWVGSINNASSKHKKNLAYNYLSYVTQPLQSNEDVTIGATGMNPYRTSQLVNHKNWLKQGMSKSTLHFYLGSISKTVNNANIILDLRIFENNRYFRDILDTEVAKYLRHTQSVEQTVINIEQGWNKLTDEIGRDKQLKAYRASLGLVPTP, encoded by the coding sequence ATGAGAGTTGTATTTGCTTTAGTTATAAGCTTAATGATGGCTTTTCAATGCGTTGCGCAAATTACCCTGCCCCACTCTAAAATAGAAAGCCAACCAAGCACACCACAACAAGCTACTACCCAGCTCAATGTGCTTACAGTTGATTTAGGCACCATCATTAGCAAACCTTTAATTCAACGTGGCCTAGAGTTTGAACAACAAACCGGTATTAAAGTTAATGTCACCAAAGTGCCTTTTGGCCAGTTATATAACGAAATAAACAAAGATTTAAGCTCGCCAACGAGCCAATACGATATTATTGCTTACGCCTCACTCTGGATGGTGGATTTTGCAGAAAATAATTACTTAGCGCGTTTAGATAATTACATTGCCTCCGACCCTTTAATTGAATGGAATGATGTATCGCGTTTTTTTAGAGACTTTAGCTCTAAATATAACGGCCAAATTTACTCGATTCCGCTCGATGGTGATATACATTTACTTTATTACCGCCTCGATATTTTAGAAAAATATGGTTTGGCTCCACCTAGAACCTGGGATGATTACCTTGCTATTGCCAAGCAGTTAAATGGCGTTGATATGAACGGGGATGGCGAGGGCGATTTTGGCTCGTGTATTTCTAAAAAAGCCAATGAGCAATCGTATTGGTCTTTGCTTTCGATTGCGGGCAGTTTTTTGCAAAGCAAAGGCACTTCTCAAGGCATATTTTTTAATACAAGAACTATGGCGCCATTAGTGAATAACGATGCCTTTAAAAAAGCCTTAAAAATTTATAAAAAAACCACTGAATTTGGCTCTGCTGATGAGCTTTACTTTGATACCAACGATGTAAGGTATGCGTTTATAAGCGGTCGCTGCGCCTTAGCCATTGAATGGGGCGACATTGGTACTATGGCCGTGTTACCTGAATCTAAAGTAAAAAACAAAACAGGGGTGAGTATATTGCCCGGAACTACTGAGGTATTAAACCGTAAAACAGGCCAGCTTGAACGTTGCAATGCTAACTTATGCCCGTTTGCCATTGGCGATATTAATTATGCTCCTTATGCAGCTTTTGGTGGTTGGGTAGGCTCAATTAATAATGCCAGCTCAAAACACAAAAAAAACCTCGCTTATAACTACTTGTCGTATGTTACTCAGCCTTTGCAATCGAATGAAGATGTGACCATAGGTGCCACCGGTATGAACCCGTATCGTACCTCTCAATTAGTTAACCACAAAAACTGGCTTAAACAAGGCATGAGTAAAAGTACGCTGCATTTTTACTTGGGCTCTATTTCTAAAACCGTTAATAACGCCAATATTATTCTTGATTTGAGAATTTTTGAAAACAACCGCTACTTTAGAGACATACTCGACACTGAAGTGGCTAAATACCTAAGGCACACCCAGTCTGTTGAGCAAACCGTGATTAATATAGAACAAGGCTGGAATAAACTAACCGATGAAATTGGCCGCGACAAACAGCTAAAAGCTTATAGGGCGTCGTTAGGATTAGTACCAACCCCTTAG
- a CDS encoding substrate-binding periplasmic protein, translated as MNVRFRWLLAVLLALCLGVPSSGWASSDIKKIVLATDTIDGLVEKDGSGLYVDMLTKIFAAQSIELNIMIVPQSRAYLWTANGNADAMLSARQNEVEGLYFPVWHYDITFVSAMFKKSRFKNWQGEYSLQNRSVGTLRGANYNNYLYVPIDLQQVTQRIEGVKMLKLDRLDFFLDNRKALQQTLIANATELSKMNFDPQQYQIENIVPVKQYIAFTDNAKGRELAQIFDAGFAKLLASGELEALFVAYNYLPFPFPQNID; from the coding sequence ATGAATGTTAGGTTTAGGTGGTTATTAGCTGTACTTTTAGCGCTTTGTTTAGGCGTGCCTAGCAGTGGTTGGGCGTCGAGCGATATTAAAAAAATTGTACTGGCTACCGACACCATTGACGGGCTAGTAGAAAAAGACGGCTCTGGCCTTTATGTTGATATGCTTACTAAAATTTTTGCTGCACAATCGATTGAACTTAATATTATGATTGTGCCTCAGTCTCGTGCCTACCTATGGACGGCCAATGGCAATGCCGATGCCATGTTAAGCGCAAGGCAAAATGAGGTAGAAGGCTTGTACTTTCCGGTGTGGCATTACGATATTACTTTTGTGTCGGCGATGTTTAAAAAAAGCCGGTTTAAAAATTGGCAAGGCGAGTATTCGTTACAAAACAGATCGGTGGGTACGTTAAGGGGCGCTAACTACAATAATTATTTGTATGTGCCGATTGATTTGCAGCAGGTTACCCAGCGAATTGAAGGCGTTAAAATGCTTAAGCTCGATAGGCTTGATTTCTTTTTAGATAACCGTAAAGCGCTGCAGCAAACCCTGATTGCTAACGCCACTGAGTTATCAAAAATGAATTTTGACCCACAGCAGTATCAAATCGAAAACATTGTGCCTGTAAAACAATACATTGCCTTTACCGATAACGCCAAAGGCCGCGAGTTAGCACAAATTTTTGACGCCGGATTTGCAAAATTACTTGCCAGTGGTGAGTTAGAGGCGTTGTTTGTTGCTTACAATTACCTGCCTTTTCCCTTTCCGCAAAATATAGACTAG
- a CDS encoding class I SAM-dependent methyltransferase gives MPTKTLNYYNQNAQSFSDSTLNVDMSALYAEFLPLIPKHGHILDAGCGSARDAMYFKQQDFTVSAFDASPELAKLASNYLQQAVEVKTFQQLNCTNKYDGIWCCASLLHVPKVELPQVFLKLQNALKPNGVLYVSFKYGTQERVHNGREFTDLNEDGLTALIAHHTELKILKQWHSVDQRPERESEVWLNALIKAVPVL, from the coding sequence GTGCCCACTAAAACACTCAATTACTACAATCAAAACGCACAAAGCTTCAGCGATTCAACGCTCAATGTTGATATGTCGGCGCTTTACGCTGAGTTTTTACCGCTTATCCCTAAACACGGCCATATATTAGATGCAGGCTGCGGTAGTGCCCGCGATGCCATGTATTTTAAACAGCAAGATTTTACTGTTAGCGCATTTGACGCAAGTCCCGAGCTTGCAAAGTTAGCCAGTAATTACTTACAGCAAGCCGTTGAGGTTAAAACCTTTCAGCAACTTAATTGTACTAATAAGTACGATGGCATTTGGTGTTGCGCCAGCTTATTGCACGTTCCAAAAGTAGAGTTACCGCAGGTGTTTTTAAAACTGCAAAATGCCCTAAAACCAAACGGTGTTTTGTATGTATCGTTTAAATATGGCACGCAAGAGCGCGTGCATAACGGCCGCGAATTTACCGATTTAAATGAAGATGGCCTAACCGCATTAATTGCCCACCACACCGAGCTTAAAATACTAAAACAATGGCACAGTGTTGATCAGCGCCCAGAGCGCGAAAGTGAAGTGTGGCTCAATGCATTAATTAAAGCAGTGCCTGTTTTATGA